The following are encoded in a window of Salmo trutta chromosome 9, fSalTru1.1, whole genome shotgun sequence genomic DNA:
- the shoc1 gene encoding protein shortage in chiasmata 1 ortholog isoform X3, which yields MNWLALPMPYHLGSSDLYPHTGNPPEVTYRKPWSRGNVISNCKLFVSGSVLDDLSIKGQPTSSLEKLSVSLTQVRVDLLEVIPSSNPNSQLDLDRDEAAWLLREARKDKGHFVCNESFSKSTGEKMRPRHQHDDLVMPEEVLFADHLPQFRKHLPSMKAKLSRLRNLPVSDPLLSSTGGTLSEEAIFRHCVAYEVPLDAETESSETCSNTDEDFSKESLLNEESLMLPVEMDTCTPKREDCLPFSNIPKLLNVVPELMEERTSCLDMLTKATPSDALESVDISQFEVPRLPVNDSHCEINEILLDLKSSDHLVLPTQMEMDLPLTPSPKPNLTQLCLASSQLPAEQISPLYRYYFVSEKDQEEMEQALWRAEKHLDLVMGFLLAEPQKSESVVQLQPLTEVLLGIGRDNSVRLDEGMELSLLGTNSPGLTGMYGNGSSDFTECMMISDQPHLMETLSSMIEDFTLLSPCQMDNILSESVDDSELSGPPSEIKGRSILKNATPMVVLYHQERERAGNTVVSAPAVSTSQERERTGNVALTAQASTSSQEKERSGTVVFSTQAVSTSREKERAGSMAISAAQATTTTYLEKLNHAVRPQKKEGLPDQTANVSKLPNPRPSVRDRHMSLPVAKPQKDLDPLSTFMMLRAQQRTYVSVSPQNYTSTPVAQVEQQTPTTEMRPAYAVTGNDIRAPEAIIQPVPEDRHNSKVIHIQATESQFWAYRELQAFALPCLSRARELGLTNTACGDFSTLYPDHTRFLLKQQEKELSIRQGQDPEALFNYVALIHVLVTVKDLLFKCDLSTAVEYLSKATEACAGQSLDKLVRKLEIVLYLSQKKQEPNPKILELQEQLTTWVQSKSNGVQNSKVLVIITMDLDCARAMLIKALSQVTVCVCVPGEAVAAVCPEESRSKLEGSKVLDSLQRSCCVVVCSQHMGADFPWDCFSLVVEYSNTEHSPWAAVCTERNITHITFQTRIPNSSVSDPESWSLEQSVPFVLFVTEGLLSCPLLLQILESTCNMTVLERSHSQSLQMLGGTHHYAVITVDESTAVIIQEQEELCQERACESLVIRLTALSLQYSCCWLILHCQQDSGLTSEGFNNLVLVYSSLVLFGLKTEDLDVKVLIVSEVVDIAKWICQIAFHTLLSSDRDPLSYLDREWLSVISSEEERCLLGFPCVNPLVAQLMLSRGPSLHWLLGASLSQLQELLPEVPHKVVKLFSDTTSLYKLTAAASSTESHTDFTHQKDHNSPTEPWATSRDNQYTHTDPHTSRDPHADCNRHTHRDPEPFNSNCFLASSPSAESVVGSFYEESSVMTKEDGADFQVNLSPSFGSQQAPFQHTWSHNPWEVEESDELKFVGWNRGRGGEEWTGSAPLHQESCGSPRNYAPENKFPTGLSSSFSYSTNTQRPAYSDNQMYSFSTVGYSDRLHYPDVSHYPSLASPRGALSWGGRSSGSPYSTAQGRGVMSVSPDYGTSYRTGMERKRRAEGPEMAGTVLTPLKRGKLSYEKVPGRSDGQTRLSSPLSPWLVFLAVPQ from the exons ATGAACTGGCTGGCCCTTCCGATGCCCTACCATCTGGGTAGCAGTgacctctacccccacactggtaACCCCCCTGAGGTCACCTACAGGAAACCATGGAGCAGAG GGAATGTGATTTCCAACTGCAAACTGTTTGTCAGTGGATCTGTACTAGATGACTTGAGCATTAAAGGACAACCAACATCCTCTCTTGAGAA GCTGAGTGTTAGTCTGACCCAGGTGAGAGTGGATCTTCTGGAGGTGATACCGAGCTCCAACCCTAACTCGCAGCTTGATTTAGATAGAGATGAAGCAGCGTGGCTCCTGAGAGAGGCTAGGAAGGACAAGGGACACTTTGTCTGTAATGAATCCTTTAGCAAGAGCACAGGAGAGAAAATGAGGCCAAGACATCAGCATGATG ATCTTGTCATGCCAGAGGAGGTTCTGTTTGCTGATCACTTGCCACAGTTCAGGAAACATCTGCCCTCCATGAAAGCCAAGTTATCCAGACTGAGGAACCTGCCTGTGTCAGATCCTCTTCTCAGCTCCACTGGAGGCACCCTGTCAGAGGAAGCTATATTCAG GCACTGTGTGGCCTATGAGGTACCCCTTGATGCAGAGACGGAAAGCTCCGAAACCTGTTCAAACACTGACGAGGACTTTAGCAAAGAGTCGTTGTTGAATGAAGAG TCTCTGATGTTACCTGTTGAAATGGACACCTGCACACCCAAAAGGGAAGATTGCCTCCCTTTTTCAAATATTCCTAAACTATTGAATGTTGTGCCCGAATTGATGGAGGAGCGAACTTCTTGCCTGGATATGCTGACTAAAG caaCTCCCTCAGATGCACTGGAGTCAGTGGACATATCCCAGTTTGAAGTGCCAAGGCTGCCAGTGAATGACTCTCACTGTGAGATTAATGAAATCCTGCTGGATCTTAAGTCATCAG ATCACTTGGTGTTGCCTACTCAGATGGAGATGGACCtacccctcaccccctctcccaaGCCCAACCTGACCCAGCTCTGTCTGGCCTCCTCCCAACTCCCAGCTGAGCAGATCTCTCCACTCTACAGATA TTATTTTGTGTCTGAGAAAGATCAGGAGGAGATGGAACAGGCACTTTGGAGGGCAGAGAAGCACCTTGACTTGGTAATGGGCTTTCTTTTGGCAG AGCCTCAGAAGTCAGAATCCGTTGTGCAGCTCCAGCCTTTGACCGAAGTCTTATTAGGGATTGGTCGGGACAACTCTGTGAGACTCGATGAAGGAATGGAACTATCACTCCTGGGAACAAACTCACCAGGACTGACAGGGATGTATGGGAATGGTTCCTCTGACTTCACTGAGTGTATGATGATCTCAGACCAACCCCACCTTATGGAGACATTGAGCAGTATGATAGAGGACTTCACACTACTATCACCCTGCCAGATGGACA ATATATTGAGTGAATCTGTAGATGACTCTG AGTTGTCAGGCCCACCAAGTGAGATCAAAGGCAGGTCTATCCTGAAGAATGCAACGCCCATGGTTGTGCTATAtcatcaggagagagagagagctgggaacACAGTCGTTTCAGCACCAGCTGTTTCCACttcccaggagagagagagaaccgggAATGTGGCCCTCACAGCCCAAGCATCTACTTCTTcccaagagaaagagagatctgGGACTGTGGTCTTTTCAACGCAGGCTGTTTCAACTTCtcgtgagaaagagagagctgggaGTATGGCCATCTCAGCAGCACAGGCTACCACCACTACTTACCTGGAGAAGTTAAACCATGCCGTTAGACCTCAGAAGAAGGAGGGTTTACCTGACCAGACAGCTAATGTATCCAAACTCCCAAACCCCAGACCCAGTGTGAGAGACCGTCACATGAGTCTCCCAGTGGCTAAACCTCAGAAGGACTTAGACCCTCTGTCCACTTTCATGATGTTAAGGGCCCAACAGAGAACCTACGTCTCGGTGTCGCCTCAGAACTATACAAGCACCCCAG TGGCACAGGTGGAGCAGCAGACACCTACGACAGAAATGAGGCCTGCCTATGCAGTCACAGGAAATGACATCAGAGCCCCTGAGGCAATCATTCAGCCTGTCCCTGAGGACAGACATAACAGCAAAGTCATACACATCCAAGCCACAG AGAGTCAGTTCTGGGCATACAGAGAGCTGCAGGCATTTGCTCTGCCCTGCCTGTCCAGAGCCAGGGAGCTGGGGCTGACTAACACAGCCTGTGGAGACTTCAGCACCCTGTACCCGGACCACACACGCTTCCTACTGAAACAGCAGGAGAAGGAGCTCAGCATTCGACAGGGCcagg ACCCAGAGGCTTTGTTTAACTATGTGGCACTGATACATGTCCTTGTGACAGTGAAGGACCTGCTCTTCAAGTGTGACCTCAGCACTGCAGTGG AGTACCTATCCAAGGCCACAGAGGCCTGCGCGGGGCAGAGTCTGGACAAGCTAGTGAGAAAGCTGGAGATTGTTCTGTATCTCAGTCAGAAAAAACAAGAGCCCAACCCTAAGATACTGGAACTGCAGGAACAGCTGACCACATGGGTGCAGAGCAAGAGCAATGGGGTCCAAAACTCCAAA GTTCTGGTGATAATAACAATGGACTTGGACTGTGCCAGAGCTATGCTCATTAAAGCCCTAAGCCAAGTCACAG tgtgtgtgtgtgtcccaggtgAGGCTGTAGCTGCAGTGTGTCCTGAGGAGAGTCGAAGTAAGCTGGAGGGTTCGAAAGTGCTAGATAG cCTGCAGCGTAGTtgctgtgtggtggtgtgtagtcAGCACATGGGAGCAGACTTCCCCTGGGACTGTTTCTCCCTGGTGGTGGAGTACAGCAACACAGAACACTCGCCCTGGGCTGCTGTCTGCACAGAGAGGAACATCACACACATCACCTTCCAGACCAGGATACCTAATTCCTCTG TGAGTGACCCTGAGTCTTGGTCCCTGGAGCAGAGTGTCCCCTTCGTGTTGTTTGTGACCGAGGGTCTGCTCAGCTGTCCTCTGTTGCTTCAGATACTGGAGTCAAC GTGTAATATGACTGTATTGGAGAGGAGCCACTCTCAGTCCTTACAGATGCTTGGAGGGACTCATCACTATGCTGTGATTACAGTCGACGAAAGCACTGCAGTCATCATTCAA GAGCAGGAGGAGCTGTGTCAGGAGCGGGCCTGTGAGAGTCTAGTGATTCGACTGACTGCTCTGTCTCTGCAGTACAGCTGCTGCTGGCTCATCCTTCACTGCCAGCAGGACTCTGG GTTGACCAGCGAGGGCTTCAACAACCTGGTGTTGGTCTACTCCTCTCTGGTGCTGTTTGGCCTTAAGACTGAGGACCTGGATGTCAAG GTGCTGATTGTATCAGAAGTGGTGGACATTGCCAAATGGATCTGCCAGATAGCCTTCCATACACTGCTGTCCAGTGACAGAGATCCTCTCAGCTACCTGGACAGAGAATGGCTTTCTGTGATTTCCTCAGAG GAGGAGAGGTGCCTCTTAGGTTTCCCCTGTGTGAACCCTTTGGTGGCCCAGCTGATGTTGAGTAGGGgcccctctctccactggctcCTGGGGGCCTCCCTCTCCCAGCTGCAGGAGCTGCTCCCTGAGGTCCCTCACAAAGTCGTCAAG CTCTTCAGTGACACCACGTCTCTGTACAAGCTGACTGCGGCTGCCTCCTCCACAGAGTCTCACACTGACTTCACTCATCAGAAGGACCACAATAGCCCCACTGAGCCTTGGGCCACAAGCAGAGacaaccaatacacacacaccgaccctcaTACAAGCCGTGACCCACACGCTGACTGCAACCGTCACACACACCGCGACCCAGAACCATTCAACTCCAACTGCTTCCTCGCTAGCTCCCCCAGTGCTGAGAGTGTAGTGGGGAGCTTCTATGAAGAAAGCTCTGTCATGACCAAGGAAGACGGTGCAGACTTCCAGGTGAACTTGAGTCCCTCCTTCGGCTCCCAGCAGGCCCCTTTTCAGCACACCTGGAGCCACAACCCATGGGAGGTTGAGGAGAGCGATGAGCTGAAGTTTGTAGGCTGgaatagaggaagaggaggagaggagtggacggGCAGCGCACCCCTACACCAGGAGTCCTGTGGCTCCCCCAGAAACTACGCCCCAGAAAATAAATTTCCGACGGGCCTCTCATCCTCATTCAGCTACAGCACCAACACACAGAGACCAGCGTACTCCGACAACCAGATGTACTCGTTCtctacagtagggtacagtgaCCGGCTGCACTACCCTGATGTCAGCCACTACCCCAGCCTGGCCTCGCCTAGAGGAGCTCTGTCATGGGGGGGCAGAAGCAGTGGCAGCCCCTACAGCACTGCCCAGGGGAGGGGAGTCATGAGTGTGTCACCTGACTACGGGACCAGTTACAGAAcggggatggagaggaagaggagagcagaAGGCCCAGAGATGGCTGGCACAG TTTTAACGCCATTGAAGAGGGGAAAGCTCAGTTATGAGAAGGTGCCAGGCCGAAGTGATGGACAGACAAGACTAAG CAGTCCACTGTCTCCATGGTTGGTGTTTTTAGCTGTGCCGCAGTGA
- the shoc1 gene encoding protein shortage in chiasmata 1 ortholog isoform X4, protein MPEEVLFADHLPQFRKHLPSMKAKLSRLRNLPVSDPLLSSTGGTLSEEAIFRHCVAYEVPLDAETESSETCSNTDEDFSKESLLNEESLMLPVEMDTCTPKREDCLPFSNIPKLLNVVPELMEERTSCLDMLTKATPSDALESVDISQFEVPRLPVNDSHCEINEILLDLKSSDHLVLPTQMEMDLPLTPSPKPNLTQLCLASSQLPAEQISPLYRYYFVSEKDQEEMEQALWRAEKHLDLVMGFLLAEPQKSESVVQLQPLTEVLLGIGRDNSVRLDEGMELSLLGTNSPGLTGMYGNGSSDFTECMMISDQPHLMETLSSMIEDFTLLSPCQMDNILSESVDDSELSGPPSEIKGRSILKNATPMVVLYHQERERAGNTVVSAPAVSTSQERERTGNVALTAQASTSSQEKERSGTVVFSTQAVSTSREKERAGSMAISAAQATTTTYLEKLNHAVRPQKKEGLPDQTANVSKLPNPRPSVRDRHMSLPVAKPQKDLDPLSTFMMLRAQQRTYVSVSPQNYTSTPVAQVEQQTPTTEMRPAYAVTGNDIRAPEAIIQPVPEDRHNSKVIHIQATESQFWAYRELQAFALPCLSRARELGLTNTACGDFSTLYPDHTRFLLKQQEKELSIRQGQDPEALFNYVALIHVLVTVKDLLFKCDLSTAVEYLSKATEACAGQSLDKLVRKLEIVLYLSQKKQEPNPKILELQEQLTTWVQSKSNGVQNSKVLVIITMDLDCARAMLIKALSQVTVCVCVPGEAVAAVCPEESRSKLEGSKVLDSLQRSCCVVVCSQHMGADFPWDCFSLVVEYSNTEHSPWAAVCTERNITHITFQTRIPNSSVSDPESWSLEQSVPFVLFVTEGLLSCPLLLQILESTCNMTVLERSHSQSLQMLGGTHHYAVITVDESTAVIIQEQEELCQERACESLVIRLTALSLQYSCCWLILHCQQDSGLTSEGFNNLVLVYSSLVLFGLKTEDLDVKVLIVSEVVDIAKWICQIAFHTLLSSDRDPLSYLDREWLSVISSEEERCLLGFPCVNPLVAQLMLSRGPSLHWLLGASLSQLQELLPEVPHKVVKLFSDTTSLYKLTAAASSTESHTDFTHQKDHNSPTEPWATSRDNQYTHTDPHTSRDPHADCNRHTHRDPEPFNSNCFLASSPSAESVVGSFYEESSVMTKEDGADFQVNLSPSFGSQQAPFQHTWSHNPWEVEESDELKFVGWNRGRGGEEWTGSAPLHQESCGSPRNYAPENKFPTGLSSSFSYSTNTQRPAYSDNQMYSFSTVGYSDRLHYPDVSHYPSLASPRGALSWGGRSSGSPYSTAQGRGVMSVSPDYGTSYRTGMERKRRAEGPEMAGTVLTPLKRGKLSYEKVPGRSDGQTRLSSPLSPWLVFLAVPQ, encoded by the exons ATGCCAGAGGAGGTTCTGTTTGCTGATCACTTGCCACAGTTCAGGAAACATCTGCCCTCCATGAAAGCCAAGTTATCCAGACTGAGGAACCTGCCTGTGTCAGATCCTCTTCTCAGCTCCACTGGAGGCACCCTGTCAGAGGAAGCTATATTCAG GCACTGTGTGGCCTATGAGGTACCCCTTGATGCAGAGACGGAAAGCTCCGAAACCTGTTCAAACACTGACGAGGACTTTAGCAAAGAGTCGTTGTTGAATGAAGAG TCTCTGATGTTACCTGTTGAAATGGACACCTGCACACCCAAAAGGGAAGATTGCCTCCCTTTTTCAAATATTCCTAAACTATTGAATGTTGTGCCCGAATTGATGGAGGAGCGAACTTCTTGCCTGGATATGCTGACTAAAG caaCTCCCTCAGATGCACTGGAGTCAGTGGACATATCCCAGTTTGAAGTGCCAAGGCTGCCAGTGAATGACTCTCACTGTGAGATTAATGAAATCCTGCTGGATCTTAAGTCATCAG ATCACTTGGTGTTGCCTACTCAGATGGAGATGGACCtacccctcaccccctctcccaaGCCCAACCTGACCCAGCTCTGTCTGGCCTCCTCCCAACTCCCAGCTGAGCAGATCTCTCCACTCTACAGATA TTATTTTGTGTCTGAGAAAGATCAGGAGGAGATGGAACAGGCACTTTGGAGGGCAGAGAAGCACCTTGACTTGGTAATGGGCTTTCTTTTGGCAG AGCCTCAGAAGTCAGAATCCGTTGTGCAGCTCCAGCCTTTGACCGAAGTCTTATTAGGGATTGGTCGGGACAACTCTGTGAGACTCGATGAAGGAATGGAACTATCACTCCTGGGAACAAACTCACCAGGACTGACAGGGATGTATGGGAATGGTTCCTCTGACTTCACTGAGTGTATGATGATCTCAGACCAACCCCACCTTATGGAGACATTGAGCAGTATGATAGAGGACTTCACACTACTATCACCCTGCCAGATGGACA ATATATTGAGTGAATCTGTAGATGACTCTG AGTTGTCAGGCCCACCAAGTGAGATCAAAGGCAGGTCTATCCTGAAGAATGCAACGCCCATGGTTGTGCTATAtcatcaggagagagagagagctgggaacACAGTCGTTTCAGCACCAGCTGTTTCCACttcccaggagagagagagaaccgggAATGTGGCCCTCACAGCCCAAGCATCTACTTCTTcccaagagaaagagagatctgGGACTGTGGTCTTTTCAACGCAGGCTGTTTCAACTTCtcgtgagaaagagagagctgggaGTATGGCCATCTCAGCAGCACAGGCTACCACCACTACTTACCTGGAGAAGTTAAACCATGCCGTTAGACCTCAGAAGAAGGAGGGTTTACCTGACCAGACAGCTAATGTATCCAAACTCCCAAACCCCAGACCCAGTGTGAGAGACCGTCACATGAGTCTCCCAGTGGCTAAACCTCAGAAGGACTTAGACCCTCTGTCCACTTTCATGATGTTAAGGGCCCAACAGAGAACCTACGTCTCGGTGTCGCCTCAGAACTATACAAGCACCCCAG TGGCACAGGTGGAGCAGCAGACACCTACGACAGAAATGAGGCCTGCCTATGCAGTCACAGGAAATGACATCAGAGCCCCTGAGGCAATCATTCAGCCTGTCCCTGAGGACAGACATAACAGCAAAGTCATACACATCCAAGCCACAG AGAGTCAGTTCTGGGCATACAGAGAGCTGCAGGCATTTGCTCTGCCCTGCCTGTCCAGAGCCAGGGAGCTGGGGCTGACTAACACAGCCTGTGGAGACTTCAGCACCCTGTACCCGGACCACACACGCTTCCTACTGAAACAGCAGGAGAAGGAGCTCAGCATTCGACAGGGCcagg ACCCAGAGGCTTTGTTTAACTATGTGGCACTGATACATGTCCTTGTGACAGTGAAGGACCTGCTCTTCAAGTGTGACCTCAGCACTGCAGTGG AGTACCTATCCAAGGCCACAGAGGCCTGCGCGGGGCAGAGTCTGGACAAGCTAGTGAGAAAGCTGGAGATTGTTCTGTATCTCAGTCAGAAAAAACAAGAGCCCAACCCTAAGATACTGGAACTGCAGGAACAGCTGACCACATGGGTGCAGAGCAAGAGCAATGGGGTCCAAAACTCCAAA GTTCTGGTGATAATAACAATGGACTTGGACTGTGCCAGAGCTATGCTCATTAAAGCCCTAAGCCAAGTCACAG tgtgtgtgtgtgtcccaggtgAGGCTGTAGCTGCAGTGTGTCCTGAGGAGAGTCGAAGTAAGCTGGAGGGTTCGAAAGTGCTAGATAG cCTGCAGCGTAGTtgctgtgtggtggtgtgtagtcAGCACATGGGAGCAGACTTCCCCTGGGACTGTTTCTCCCTGGTGGTGGAGTACAGCAACACAGAACACTCGCCCTGGGCTGCTGTCTGCACAGAGAGGAACATCACACACATCACCTTCCAGACCAGGATACCTAATTCCTCTG TGAGTGACCCTGAGTCTTGGTCCCTGGAGCAGAGTGTCCCCTTCGTGTTGTTTGTGACCGAGGGTCTGCTCAGCTGTCCTCTGTTGCTTCAGATACTGGAGTCAAC GTGTAATATGACTGTATTGGAGAGGAGCCACTCTCAGTCCTTACAGATGCTTGGAGGGACTCATCACTATGCTGTGATTACAGTCGACGAAAGCACTGCAGTCATCATTCAA GAGCAGGAGGAGCTGTGTCAGGAGCGGGCCTGTGAGAGTCTAGTGATTCGACTGACTGCTCTGTCTCTGCAGTACAGCTGCTGCTGGCTCATCCTTCACTGCCAGCAGGACTCTGG GTTGACCAGCGAGGGCTTCAACAACCTGGTGTTGGTCTACTCCTCTCTGGTGCTGTTTGGCCTTAAGACTGAGGACCTGGATGTCAAG GTGCTGATTGTATCAGAAGTGGTGGACATTGCCAAATGGATCTGCCAGATAGCCTTCCATACACTGCTGTCCAGTGACAGAGATCCTCTCAGCTACCTGGACAGAGAATGGCTTTCTGTGATTTCCTCAGAG GAGGAGAGGTGCCTCTTAGGTTTCCCCTGTGTGAACCCTTTGGTGGCCCAGCTGATGTTGAGTAGGGgcccctctctccactggctcCTGGGGGCCTCCCTCTCCCAGCTGCAGGAGCTGCTCCCTGAGGTCCCTCACAAAGTCGTCAAG CTCTTCAGTGACACCACGTCTCTGTACAAGCTGACTGCGGCTGCCTCCTCCACAGAGTCTCACACTGACTTCACTCATCAGAAGGACCACAATAGCCCCACTGAGCCTTGGGCCACAAGCAGAGacaaccaatacacacacaccgaccctcaTACAAGCCGTGACCCACACGCTGACTGCAACCGTCACACACACCGCGACCCAGAACCATTCAACTCCAACTGCTTCCTCGCTAGCTCCCCCAGTGCTGAGAGTGTAGTGGGGAGCTTCTATGAAGAAAGCTCTGTCATGACCAAGGAAGACGGTGCAGACTTCCAGGTGAACTTGAGTCCCTCCTTCGGCTCCCAGCAGGCCCCTTTTCAGCACACCTGGAGCCACAACCCATGGGAGGTTGAGGAGAGCGATGAGCTGAAGTTTGTAGGCTGgaatagaggaagaggaggagaggagtggacggGCAGCGCACCCCTACACCAGGAGTCCTGTGGCTCCCCCAGAAACTACGCCCCAGAAAATAAATTTCCGACGGGCCTCTCATCCTCATTCAGCTACAGCACCAACACACAGAGACCAGCGTACTCCGACAACCAGATGTACTCGTTCtctacagtagggtacagtgaCCGGCTGCACTACCCTGATGTCAGCCACTACCCCAGCCTGGCCTCGCCTAGAGGAGCTCTGTCATGGGGGGGCAGAAGCAGTGGCAGCCCCTACAGCACTGCCCAGGGGAGGGGAGTCATGAGTGTGTCACCTGACTACGGGACCAGTTACAGAAcggggatggagaggaagaggagagcagaAGGCCCAGAGATGGCTGGCACAG TTTTAACGCCATTGAAGAGGGGAAAGCTCAGTTATGAGAAGGTGCCAGGCCGAAGTGATGGACAGACAAGACTAAG CAGTCCACTGTCTCCATGGTTGGTGTTTTTAGCTGTGCCGCAGTGA